Proteins co-encoded in one Coriobacterium glomerans PW2 genomic window:
- a CDS encoding Sapep family Mn(2+)-dependent dipeptidase — protein MIDHKLEAQVDAYVKEIWEDAIADIGQLVAHPSVSDVSAAEQGAPFGRPVREALDAALRIARRLGYETSDDDGYIGIADIAGQRSAHIATIAHIDVVPAGPGWRTDPFALERRDGWLLGRGALDDKGPAVLSLYAGAFLRRQGGAPRYGFRALLGCDEEAGMRDVDHYLDSHENPAFLFTPDAAFPVCNAEKGNYNAEFKSAPISSGRILFWSGAAAGNAIPGESIIELAVDAEKLPAPREHADRIGIEPVRQGVSRIVARGIGGHASLPEGTMNAIGIIVGYLRASHVVDGEEARFLELLSKVLADTSGTQLGIASENEAFGALTLNGGTIEVRDGRIVQSIDIRYPDSTSAAAITERLSALAADFGAEFRVASSKPPFSVDADDPAVRALIDVYGDVTGTRAEPFSMGGGTYARKFARAVSFGPEEEDLVAPEWIGSMHGPDEGASERSLRRALKIYILAILRLQELEL, from the coding sequence ATGATCGATCACAAGCTCGAGGCACAGGTAGATGCCTACGTAAAGGAGATCTGGGAGGATGCGATCGCGGATATCGGGCAGTTGGTGGCACATCCTTCCGTGAGCGACGTCTCCGCAGCCGAGCAGGGAGCGCCCTTCGGCCGCCCGGTGCGCGAAGCCCTGGACGCCGCGCTGCGCATCGCGCGGCGGCTCGGATACGAGACCTCCGATGATGACGGCTACATCGGCATCGCCGACATCGCCGGCCAGCGCTCCGCGCACATCGCCACGATAGCCCACATCGATGTGGTACCGGCCGGCCCGGGCTGGCGCACCGATCCATTCGCTCTGGAGCGCCGGGACGGCTGGTTGCTCGGGCGCGGCGCCCTCGACGACAAGGGCCCGGCGGTGCTGTCGCTGTACGCCGGAGCCTTCCTCAGGCGACAGGGCGGCGCGCCCCGCTATGGATTTCGCGCGCTGCTCGGCTGCGACGAGGAGGCCGGTATGCGCGATGTCGACCACTATCTCGACTCTCACGAGAACCCCGCGTTCCTGTTCACGCCAGATGCGGCGTTTCCGGTGTGCAACGCCGAGAAGGGCAACTACAACGCCGAGTTCAAAAGCGCTCCGATCTCCTCGGGCCGCATCCTGTTCTGGAGCGGCGCCGCGGCCGGAAACGCGATCCCCGGCGAGTCGATCATCGAGCTGGCGGTCGACGCCGAGAAGCTGCCCGCGCCGAGAGAGCACGCCGACCGCATCGGCATCGAGCCGGTGCGGCAGGGTGTCTCTCGCATCGTGGCGAGGGGAATCGGCGGTCACGCCTCGCTTCCGGAGGGCACCATGAACGCGATCGGCATCATCGTGGGCTATCTTCGCGCGAGCCATGTCGTCGACGGGGAGGAGGCGCGCTTCCTCGAGCTGCTCTCGAAGGTGCTGGCCGACACCTCCGGGACGCAGCTGGGCATCGCCAGCGAGAACGAGGCATTCGGCGCCCTCACGCTGAACGGCGGCACCATCGAGGTGCGCGACGGCCGCATCGTCCAGTCTATCGATATTCGCTACCCCGACAGCACGAGCGCAGCGGCCATCACAGAGCGGCTCTCAGCGCTCGCGGCCGACTTCGGTGCCGAGTTTCGCGTCGCCTCGTCGAAACCGCCCTTCTCGGTGGATGCGGACGATCCGGCGGTGCGCGCCCTCATCGACGTGTACGGCGACGTCACCGGCACGCGCGCCGAGCCGTTCTCCATGGGCGGGGGCACCTATGCGCGCAAGTTCGCCCGTGCTGTCTCGTTCGGACCGGAAGAAGAGGATCTCGTCGCCCCGGAGTGGATCGGCTCCATGCACGGTCCAGACGAGGGCGCCAGCGAGCGGTCCCTGCGTCGAGCGCTCAAGATCTACATTCTGGCCATCCTGCGCTTGCAGGAGCTCGAGCTGTGA
- the rpsA gene encoding 30S ribosomal protein S1 — MSEIQNSSIFSLDDVNEEEMNSLIDGTITDFDEGDLVSGTVVKIEHDEVLVDIGFKSEGVIPVRELSIRKDADPSELVSVGDPIEALVLQKEDKDGRLVLSKKRAEYERAWNRIEEKFNTGENVEGEVIEVVKGGLILDIGLRGFLPASLVDLRRVKDLTSYMGTSIEARVIEMDRNRNNVVLSRRVVLEESRKAERSEILSKLKSGMRLTGTVSSIVDFGAFVDLGGIDGLIHISELSWNHVNHPSEVVKVGQEVEVEVLDVDLNRERISLGLKQTTEDPWRALVKKYPVGAIVEGRVTKLVPFGAFVDLGEGIEGLVHISEMANKHVDQPSQVIHTNEAVQVKVMEIDLDRRRISLSMKAAAETLGIEIEVAPMESHDAPAKPVAKETDEQAADSEDAADSAPAAQAPEAQASQDGSNEE; from the coding sequence TTGAGTGAGATTCAGAACTCGTCCATTTTCTCCCTTGACGATGTCAACGAAGAGGAGATGAACAGTCTTATCGATGGCACGATCACCGATTTCGATGAGGGCGACCTTGTCAGCGGTACAGTCGTCAAGATCGAGCATGACGAGGTTCTCGTGGATATCGGCTTCAAATCCGAGGGCGTCATCCCGGTGCGAGAGCTGTCCATCAGAAAAGACGCCGATCCCTCTGAGCTGGTCTCTGTGGGCGATCCGATCGAGGCGCTGGTCCTTCAGAAGGAGGACAAGGACGGCCGTCTGGTGCTCTCCAAGAAGCGTGCCGAGTACGAGCGCGCCTGGAACCGCATCGAGGAGAAGTTCAACACCGGCGAGAACGTCGAGGGCGAGGTCATCGAGGTCGTCAAGGGCGGTCTGATTCTGGACATCGGCCTGCGCGGCTTTCTGCCCGCCTCACTGGTCGATCTGCGTCGCGTGAAGGATCTCACCTCCTACATGGGCACCTCCATCGAGGCTCGCGTCATCGAGATGGATCGCAATCGCAACAACGTCGTGCTGTCCCGCCGCGTCGTGCTCGAGGAGTCCCGCAAGGCCGAGCGCTCCGAGATCCTCTCCAAGCTCAAGAGCGGCATGCGCCTCACCGGCACCGTCTCTTCGATCGTGGACTTCGGCGCCTTCGTCGATCTCGGCGGCATCGACGGGCTCATCCATATCTCCGAGCTCTCCTGGAATCACGTCAACCATCCCTCCGAGGTCGTCAAGGTCGGCCAGGAGGTCGAGGTCGAGGTCTTGGATGTCGATCTCAACCGCGAGCGCATCTCGTTGGGCCTCAAGCAGACCACCGAGGATCCGTGGCGCGCGCTCGTCAAGAAGTACCCGGTGGGCGCTATCGTCGAGGGCAGGGTTACCAAGCTCGTGCCGTTCGGCGCCTTCGTGGACCTGGGCGAGGGGATCGAGGGCCTCGTGCACATCTCCGAGATGGCCAACAAGCACGTGGATCAGCCCTCGCAGGTCATTCACACCAATGAAGCGGTGCAGGTCAAGGTTATGGAGATCGATCTGGATCGCCGCCGCATCTCGCTGTCGATGAAGGCGGCCGCCGAGACGCTCGGGATCGAGATCGAGGTCGCACCGATGGAGTCCCATGACGCGCCGGCCAAGCCCGTCGCGAAGGAGACGGACGAGCAGGCCGCAGACTCCGAGGATGCAGCCGATTCCGCGCCGGCGGCGCAGGCTCCCGAGGCGCAGGCGTCTCAGGATGGCTCGAACGAGGAGTAG
- a CDS encoding HAD family hydrolase, with translation MEDVDATDLFLRPVVVFDFDGTLADTADSIKRTARHVLEEMGMPADEIDEARLNSMIGPPLEEGFHDLFGLTSAGSQRACARYRELYAQLDPSACPPMPHAIELVDMLGRQGRTLAVATSRREDVAERLLVQIGLRDSFAAVAGHLEPYRRTKAASIAAALEMCGARPADAVMVGDRFHDIEGAHELDVPAIGVYTGTAEPGELERSGADAILWGLEEAIIKMRRSS, from the coding sequence ATGGAAGATGTGGATGCGACGGATCTGTTCTTGCGGCCGGTCGTTGTCTTCGATTTCGACGGCACGCTCGCCGACACGGCCGACTCCATCAAGCGCACAGCGCGCCACGTGCTCGAAGAGATGGGGATGCCCGCCGACGAGATCGATGAGGCGCGGCTCAACAGCATGATCGGTCCGCCGCTCGAGGAGGGGTTCCACGATCTGTTCGGCCTGACGAGCGCGGGCTCCCAGCGGGCCTGTGCGCGCTATCGCGAGCTGTACGCCCAGTTGGATCCGAGCGCATGCCCGCCGATGCCGCACGCGATCGAGCTTGTGGATATGCTCGGGCGGCAGGGGCGCACGCTGGCCGTCGCCACGTCCAGACGCGAGGACGTCGCCGAGCGGCTGCTCGTTCAGATCGGTCTGCGCGACAGCTTCGCAGCCGTCGCGGGGCACCTGGAGCCCTATCGGCGCACGAAGGCGGCATCGATCGCCGCCGCCCTCGAGATGTGCGGCGCGCGCCCGGCAGACGCCGTCATGGTAGGCGATCGCTTCCATGATATCGAGGGCGCCCACGAGCTGGACGTCCCCGCGATCGGTGTGTACACCGGCACTGCGGAGCCCGGAGAACTCGAGCGCTCGGGTGCCGATGCGATTCTTTGGGGACTCGAGGAGGCAATCATCAAGATGAGGAGGAGCTCATGA